A genomic window from Trueperella bialowiezensis includes:
- the tgt gene encoding tRNA guanosine(34) transglycosylase Tgt produces the protein MTFTLGTRLDGQLGRTGTIHTPHGDIHTPAFIPVGTKATVKGVTPEQVGEVGAQAVLANAYHLYLQPGSDVVDAAGGLGAFMNWPGPTYTDSGGFQVMSLGSGFKKVLSEEFSGKRVADDAVAAGKERLANVDDDGVWFRSHLNGDLHRFTPEVSMRIQHELGADIIFAFDELTTLMNSRAYQEEALERTRLWAERCLVAHKQLTEERVDKPYQQLFGVIQGAQYEDLRRKAARDLGAMEVDGQRFDGFGIGGALEKENLATIVGWVCEELPEGRARHMLGISEPDDFFACIENGADTFDCVNPSRVARNAAIYSPDGRFNVTRAEFKRDFSPLVEGCECYTCTHYTKAYMHHLFKAKEILSATLATIHNEYFTVKLVDGIRAAIEDGTYWEFKAEVLGRFYAGK, from the coding sequence ATGACGTTCACACTCGGCACTCGCCTCGATGGCCAGCTCGGCCGCACCGGCACGATCCACACCCCGCACGGCGACATCCACACCCCGGCGTTTATTCCCGTGGGCACCAAGGCCACGGTCAAGGGCGTCACGCCCGAGCAGGTGGGTGAGGTGGGTGCGCAGGCCGTGCTTGCGAATGCCTATCACCTTTATTTGCAGCCGGGCTCCGACGTCGTCGATGCGGCTGGTGGGCTGGGCGCGTTCATGAATTGGCCCGGCCCCACCTACACTGATTCGGGTGGGTTTCAGGTGATGAGTCTGGGGTCGGGGTTTAAGAAGGTGCTGTCGGAGGAGTTTTCGGGCAAGCGTGTTGCCGACGACGCCGTGGCGGCCGGCAAGGAGCGGCTGGCGAATGTGGACGACGACGGCGTGTGGTTCCGTTCCCACCTCAACGGGGATTTGCATCGGTTTACGCCGGAGGTGTCGATGCGGATCCAGCACGAGCTGGGTGCGGACATTATTTTTGCGTTCGATGAGCTGACGACGTTGATGAACTCGCGCGCCTATCAAGAAGAGGCGTTGGAGCGGACGAGGTTGTGGGCGGAGCGTTGCTTGGTGGCGCATAAGCAGCTGACGGAAGAGCGTGTGGATAAGCCCTATCAGCAGTTGTTTGGCGTGATTCAGGGCGCCCAGTATGAGGATCTGCGGCGGAAGGCGGCTCGCGATCTCGGGGCGATGGAGGTGGACGGCCAGCGCTTCGACGGTTTCGGGATCGGCGGAGCCTTGGAGAAGGAGAATCTGGCGACCATCGTCGGGTGGGTGTGTGAGGAGCTGCCGGAGGGTCGGGCTCGGCACATGCTCGGCATTTCGGAGCCGGATGATTTCTTTGCCTGCATCGAGAATGGGGCGGATACGTTTGATTGTGTGAATCCGTCGCGGGTGGCGCGTAACGCTGCGATTTATTCGCCGGACGGGCGGTTTAACGTGACGCGGGCAGAGTTTAAGCGTGACTTTTCGCCGCTGGTCGAGGGCTGCGAGTGCTACACGTGTACGCATTACACGAAGGCCTACATGCATCACCTGTTTAAGGCGAAGGAAATCCTCTCGGCCACACTGGCCACCATTCACAACGAGTACTTTACGGTCAAGCTCGTGGACGGCATTCGTGCAGCGATTGAGGACGGCACGTACTGGGAGTTCAAGGCCGAGGTGCTGGGCAGGTTCTACGCGGGCAAGTAG
- a CDS encoding queuosine precursor transporter, with the protein MTATSSRESTAPAYAPIRRGYYDYFAVFFVAFLLLSNIGATKLIQIGPLTFDGGAVLFPLTYVIGDVLSEVYGFRAAKRAILMGFVVSVVASVTFWLIIALPAHPDYTSQAAFEEVLGVVWRFVAASLAGYLVGQLLNAKVLTSIKERWGERHLWARLVGSTVVGEAADTAIFCVVAWTGVMGWGVIANLAVVGFAYKVAVEILLLPVTYAVINWVKRREPDYHAALPQPAGEPQTANQPTK; encoded by the coding sequence ATGACTGCCACATCTTCCCGGGAAAGCACTGCCCCGGCCTACGCTCCGATCCGCCGCGGTTATTACGATTATTTCGCGGTTTTCTTCGTCGCGTTCTTATTGCTGTCGAATATCGGGGCGACCAAGCTGATCCAGATCGGCCCGCTAACTTTTGACGGCGGGGCCGTGCTTTTCCCGCTGACCTACGTGATCGGTGACGTGCTCTCGGAGGTCTACGGATTCCGGGCCGCGAAGCGGGCGATCCTCATGGGCTTCGTGGTCTCCGTGGTCGCGTCCGTGACGTTTTGGCTGATCATCGCGCTGCCCGCTCATCCTGACTACACCTCCCAGGCCGCCTTCGAGGAAGTCTTGGGTGTGGTGTGGCGGTTCGTGGCGGCGTCGCTCGCGGGATATCTGGTCGGCCAGCTGCTCAACGCCAAGGTGCTCACCTCTATTAAAGAGCGGTGGGGTGAGCGGCATTTGTGGGCGCGGCTCGTCGGCTCGACGGTGGTGGGCGAGGCTGCTGATACCGCGATTTTCTGCGTCGTCGCCTGGACCGGCGTGATGGGGTGGGGCGTGATCGCGAACTTGGCCGTCGTCGGCTTCGCCTACAAGGTGGCCGTGGAAATCCTGCTGTTGCCCGTCACGTATGCGGTGATCAACTGGGTGAAGCGCCGCGAGCCGGACTACCACGCCGCGTTGCCCCAACCAGCGGGCGAGCCCCAAACCGCCAATCAGCCCACGAAGTGA
- a CDS encoding deoxynucleoside kinase yields the protein MTAPVALVTIGGMIGVGKTTAARLISDHLYAPLHLESVEGNEILEKFYTATPEEEQAKRYPFLLQLTFLNSRYTDIKRALVNRHAVLDRSIYEDWYFARVNTDMGRISELEFSIYESLLANMMEELEFFPKKAPDLFVFLHAEFDTILKRIATRGRDFEQDESQLSYFRQLWEGYRDWVDTKYKESPVLIFDTDRYDLSVPEHQQYLLELVDAELERQRTQES from the coding sequence GTGACAGCACCCGTGGCACTCGTAACCATTGGCGGCATGATCGGAGTCGGGAAGACGACGGCGGCCCGCCTCATCTCAGATCATCTCTACGCCCCTCTCCACCTTGAAAGCGTGGAAGGCAACGAGATTCTTGAAAAGTTTTACACGGCCACGCCGGAGGAGGAGCAGGCCAAACGCTATCCGTTCCTGCTTCAGCTGACGTTCCTCAACTCACGCTACACGGATATCAAGCGCGCGCTCGTCAATCGGCATGCCGTGCTCGACCGGTCGATTTATGAGGATTGGTACTTTGCTCGGGTGAATACGGACATGGGTCGGATCTCCGAACTGGAGTTTTCGATTTACGAATCCCTGCTTGCGAACATGATGGAAGAGCTCGAGTTCTTCCCGAAGAAAGCGCCGGACCTGTTCGTGTTCTTGCACGCGGAGTTCGACACGATTCTGAAGCGCATTGCCACCCGCGGCCGGGATTTCGAACAGGACGAATCGCAGCTGTCCTACTTCCGCCAGCTGTGGGAGGGCTACCGGGATTGGGTGGACACGAAATATAAGGAGTCGCCGGTGCTCATCTTCGACACCGACCGCTACGACCTTTCCGTCCCCGAACATCAGCAGTATTTGCTGGAGCTTGTTGACGCCGAGTTGGAACGCCAGCGTACGCAGGAAAGTTAG
- a CDS encoding DUF4261 domain-containing protein, translating to MQELGISAIHPEAPAMFSAAAIMRAPVNLDETIGQLAALWGETIDPVWEQADSADPNSRILHFEIDGVHVLLTPVNHGLTLEKGQLPLHRFHVAASFFAPEDQADEGRIAGESANNPVRELRRRHRMVSAHVVYTEVMDALMREPAAIGVYRDELGVLMPPTMVTQLSDMLRHGQAPLPLWINVRVHKHDLTNGRTLGLPTFGHLDLQIRESTRSDEDVYNLLMNVANYIVTGDTFLLPGQSLGYADGEALAMSQEISSADGATVIRLDY from the coding sequence ATGCAGGAACTCGGAATCTCGGCCATCCACCCGGAAGCGCCCGCCATGTTTTCGGCAGCGGCCATCATGCGCGCACCCGTCAACCTTGACGAGACGATCGGCCAACTCGCCGCGCTATGGGGTGAGACCATCGATCCGGTCTGGGAGCAGGCCGACTCGGCCGACCCCAACTCGCGCATCCTGCACTTCGAGATCGACGGCGTCCACGTGCTCCTCACACCGGTCAACCACGGGCTCACCCTGGAAAAAGGCCAGCTGCCCCTGCACCGTTTCCACGTGGCAGCCAGCTTCTTCGCGCCAGAGGACCAGGCCGACGAAGGCCGCATCGCAGGTGAAAGTGCGAACAATCCGGTACGTGAGCTGCGGCGTCGTCATCGAATGGTCTCCGCACACGTGGTCTACACCGAAGTCATGGACGCGCTCATGCGCGAACCCGCGGCGATCGGCGTGTATCGCGACGAGCTGGGCGTGCTCATGCCGCCAACCATGGTGACGCAGCTGTCGGACATGTTGCGCCACGGCCAGGCGCCGCTGCCGCTGTGGATAAACGTGCGCGTCCACAAACACGACCTCACGAACGGGCGAACGCTCGGCCTACCCACGTTTGGCCACCTTGACCTGCAGATTCGCGAATCCACGAGGTCGGACGAAGACGTGTACAACCTGCTGATGAACGTGGCGAACTATATCGTCACGGGTGATACGTTCCTGCTGCCCGGGCAGAGCCTGGGATACGCGGATGGGGAGGCGCTCGCGATGTCGCAGGAGATTTCGTCGGCCGACGGCGCTACGGTGATCCGCCTCGACTACTGA
- a CDS encoding ATP-binding protein, with protein sequence MSKHYIPRIVDAELRRAAETAGAVVVRGARACGKTESARQIAASELRLDSQDPVAMLARTQPEVALAGKTPRLLDEWQVAPGLWNAVRHAVDDRREPGQFILAGSASPDDDPSRHSGAGRFRRVRMRTMTLSESGHSTGAVSLASLLQGDIPPLESSDISFPDLVSRIVSGGWPGWITADEQPAQAMAHSYIEDIAEHDFPAVAGARRDPRRILAYLTAVAALTAQPVTNAAIVRRMREEAIGPVGEAAVPQLHDFAERMFLVEEQHAWAPKLRSRQPLVQMPKRHLADPSLAAALLNATSDRLMGELETLGFLFESQVVHDLRVYAQANSARGVFHLRDAKGRDEIDVIVEGESGQWLAIEVKLAMSDPNSDVIEAAAQNLRRVCAKIERPPVAMIVMTSTGITYRRDDGVLVVPLTVLGP encoded by the coding sequence GTGAGCAAGCATTACATCCCCAGAATTGTCGACGCCGAACTGCGGCGAGCTGCTGAAACCGCCGGTGCCGTCGTCGTTCGTGGAGCGCGAGCCTGCGGGAAAACTGAGTCCGCTCGCCAGATCGCGGCCTCCGAACTGCGCCTTGACTCTCAAGACCCGGTGGCAATGCTCGCCCGTACCCAGCCCGAGGTTGCGCTTGCCGGGAAAACCCCGCGGCTCCTCGACGAGTGGCAAGTCGCGCCCGGCTTGTGGAATGCGGTACGCCACGCCGTTGACGATAGGCGCGAGCCTGGGCAGTTCATCCTTGCTGGATCAGCTAGTCCAGACGACGATCCAAGCCGGCACTCCGGCGCGGGCCGCTTTCGCCGCGTTCGCATGCGAACCATGACTCTGAGTGAAAGCGGGCATTCGACGGGCGCGGTCTCCCTTGCATCGCTATTGCAAGGTGACATTCCACCCCTCGAAAGTAGCGACATCAGTTTCCCCGATCTTGTTAGTCGGATCGTCAGCGGTGGATGGCCAGGTTGGATTACCGCCGACGAACAGCCGGCACAAGCCATGGCTCATTCATACATTGAAGACATCGCTGAACACGATTTTCCAGCTGTTGCCGGAGCAAGGCGCGATCCACGCAGAATCCTCGCTTATCTCACCGCGGTTGCTGCTCTGACTGCGCAACCCGTAACCAACGCGGCCATTGTGCGGCGGATGCGAGAGGAGGCGATCGGCCCGGTTGGCGAGGCGGCCGTGCCGCAACTCCATGACTTCGCAGAACGCATGTTTCTTGTGGAAGAGCAGCACGCATGGGCGCCTAAGCTGCGCTCTCGCCAGCCTCTCGTGCAAATGCCGAAAAGACATTTGGCAGACCCTTCGCTGGCCGCAGCCCTTCTCAACGCAACCTCGGACCGGCTTATGGGCGAGCTTGAAACTCTTGGTTTCCTCTTCGAATCACAAGTCGTGCACGACCTGCGGGTATACGCGCAGGCAAACAGCGCCCGCGGCGTATTCCATCTTCGCGACGCCAAAGGGCGCGACGAAATCGATGTGATAGTCGAAGGTGAATCCGGCCAGTGGCTTGCTATTGAAGTAAAGCTCGCCATGAGTGATCCGAACTCGGACGTCATCGAGGCGGCTGCGCAGAACCTGCGGCGCGTGTGCGCAAAGATTGAGCGCCCGCCTGTGGCCATGATCGTCATGACGTCTACCGGGATCACCTACCGGCGTGACGACGGCGTGCTCGTTGTTCCGTTGACGGTGCTTGGGCCTTAG
- a CDS encoding DUF4825 domain-containing protein: MVTSQKAHAVAPQILIALGLALIVLVGMTMAVAEPENDSEAAEQITYRNHDIAGISAYESAYVGDSVNTVELLYSLPLGERIERVEIHETDVVVTLLDAPNIDQFAERDDALYSAIAFMASVDNATSVTYESPDYEYSVSRNDVEDRFNAPLSGLLDSPDDWRRVRTLVPIESDSLVS, encoded by the coding sequence ATGGTTACCTCGCAGAAGGCACACGCTGTTGCGCCGCAAATCCTCATCGCACTGGGCCTTGCGCTCATCGTGCTCGTAGGAATGACAATGGCGGTAGCTGAGCCAGAAAACGATAGCGAGGCAGCAGAGCAGATCACCTACCGAAACCACGACATCGCCGGCATAAGCGCCTACGAATCCGCCTATGTAGGCGACAGCGTCAACACGGTAGAACTGCTCTACTCGTTGCCGCTCGGCGAACGAATCGAACGGGTGGAGATTCACGAAACAGATGTGGTCGTGACTCTCTTGGACGCTCCCAACATCGACCAGTTCGCCGAGCGTGACGACGCACTATATTCCGCAATCGCGTTCATGGCCTCAGTAGACAATGCGACGTCCGTGACTTACGAGAGTCCCGACTACGAATACAGTGTGAGTCGAAACGACGTGGAAGACAGGTTCAACGCACCACTCAGCGGGCTGCTCGACTCCCCAGACGACTGGCGGCGCGTACGCACATTGGTACCGATCGAATCCGACTCCTTAGTCTCTTGA